Proteins encoded together in one Bacteroides ovatus window:
- a CDS encoding phage prohead protein, producing MEEKIKSLQYKTKANDVDEKGIVTVAVNGIGVKDSQNDISMPGSFNKTLKENIGRMRWFLNHRTDQLLGVPLSGKETEGNLVMVGQLNLEKQIGRDTLADYKLFAENGRTLEHSIGVKAIKRDSIDPCKVLEWRMMEYSTLTSWGSNPQTFLVNIKSATADQVKEAVDFVRKAFLQHGYSDERLKGYDMELSLLLKSLNGGAVVSCPHCGYQFDYDAETEHTFAQQVLDYAADYQRWITQDIVREEMEKLTPEIRTQVISLIDSVKSEKKEFTQKGLQDLMNYVRCPHCWGKVYRSNAILQNTSEDTTGKNEPSVDTQEKNDGENGDDEVTIKAADNGTLLDFKSLNSCFENK from the coding sequence ATGGAAGAGAAAATCAAAAGCCTTCAGTACAAGACAAAGGCAAATGATGTTGATGAGAAGGGTATCGTTACCGTTGCGGTGAACGGTATCGGTGTGAAGGACTCACAAAATGACATATCTATGCCCGGCTCATTCAATAAGACATTGAAAGAAAATATTGGTCGGATGCGTTGGTTCCTGAATCATCGTACAGACCAGTTGTTAGGTGTTCCGTTGAGTGGTAAGGAAACAGAAGGTAATTTGGTTATGGTCGGTCAGTTAAATCTTGAAAAACAGATTGGACGTGATACGTTGGCTGATTATAAGCTGTTTGCAGAGAATGGAAGAACCCTAGAACACTCTATCGGAGTAAAAGCTATCAAAAGGGATTCTATCGATCCTTGTAAGGTGCTTGAATGGCGTATGATGGAATATTCAACATTGACAAGTTGGGGGAGTAATCCCCAGACGTTCCTTGTGAATATTAAGTCTGCTACTGCTGACCAGGTAAAGGAGGCTGTTGATTTCGTCCGGAAAGCGTTCTTGCAGCATGGATATAGTGATGAACGTTTAAAAGGATACGATATGGAATTAAGTTTATTACTGAAGAGCCTCAACGGTGGTGCCGTTGTCTCATGTCCTCATTGTGGTTATCAATTTGATTATGATGCAGAAACGGAGCATACCTTTGCCCAACAGGTATTAGATTATGCTGCTGATTATCAGAGATGGATAACACAGGACATTGTAAGGGAAGAAATGGAGAAGCTCACTCCAGAGATTAGAACCCAAGTAATTTCTCTTATTGATTCTGTCAAATCAGAAAAGAAAGAATTTACTCAAAAGGGTCTACAAGACCTTATGAATTATGTAAGATGTCCCCACTGTTGGGGAAAAGTATATCGTTCGAATGCTATTCTGCAAAATACTTCTGAAGATACCACCGGAAAAAATGAGCCGTCTGTTGACACTCAAGAAAAGAATGACGGGGAAAATGGGGACGATGAAGTAACGATTAAAGCCGCTGATAATGGCACTTTACTCGATTTCAAGAGTTTGAATAGCTGTTTCGAGAATAAATAA